The following are encoded together in the Streptococcus oralis genome:
- a CDS encoding SP_0198 family lipoprotein: MKTKTFTLSIASLAILSLLAACGPKAQAPTQQSAQQSSSQQESSSSSATSASQPQVSSSQDTTVAQPTNIDGTYTGKDENDQITLVVTGKTGTWTEVEPDGDKEIKQVSFESENQRVIIGGDVKIYTVNGNQLIIDDMDRDPSDQVVLTK, encoded by the coding sequence ATGAAAACAAAAACATTCACACTTTCTATTGCTTCACTAGCAATTCTTAGTCTTTTGGCAGCTTGTGGACCTAAGGCACAAGCCCCTACCCAGCAATCGGCTCAGCAATCATCTTCTCAACAAGAATCATCTTCTAGCTCTGCTACAAGTGCTAGTCAACCACAGGTGTCCTCAAGTCAAGACACTACTGTAGCTCAACCTACGAATATCGATGGTACCTATACTGGAAAGGATGAAAATGATCAAATCACTCTTGTTGTAACAGGTAAAACTGGTACATGGACTGAGGTCGAGCCAGATGGAGATAAGGAAATCAAGCAAGTCAGCTTTGAGTCAGAAAATCAACGTGTCATTATCGGTGGGGATGTCAAAATTTACACGGTTAATGGTAATCAATTGATTATCGATGATATGGATCGTGACCCATCTGATCAAGTGGTACTAACAAAATAG